The region GACTGATCGCGCCCCGGCGGCTCTCGCGGCCGGGATGCGTCGGCCGGGCCAGGGGCGGGGCATGGTCGACGTCCTGAACCACGGCTACCTGCTCAAGCTCCTGGTGCGCAAGGAGCTCCGCGTCCGCTACCAGGCCTCGTTCCTCGGTCTCGCGTGGTCCTACGTGAAGCCGGGCGTCCAGTTCGTCGTCTTCTACTTCGTGATGGGCAACTTCCTGGAGCTCGCCAGGACGATCCCGCCCTTCGCCGTCTACCTCTTCAGCGGCATCGTCGTCATCAACCTGTACTCCGAGATCCTCGGGAACGCGACCCGGGCCGTCATCCAGAACGGCGCGCTGGTCAACAAGATCTACCTCCCGAGACAGCTCTTCCCGGCCTCGTCGGTGCTCGTCGCGCTCGTCCACTTCGTCCCGCAGCTCATCGTCCTGATGGTCGGGGCCGGTGTCGTGGGGTGGCGACCGGGACCGTGGGAGGTGGCGGCGGCGCTCCTCGGGTCGGCCATCGTGCTGACGCTGGCACTGGGCCTCGGACTGATCTTCGGCGCGATCAACGTCGCCTACCGGGACGTCG is a window of Litorihabitans aurantiacus DNA encoding:
- a CDS encoding ABC transporter permease, which gives rise to MTDRAPAALAAGMRRPGQGRGMVDVLNHGYLLKLLVRKELRVRYQASFLGLAWSYVKPGVQFVVFYFVMGNFLELARTIPPFAVYLFSGIVVINLYSEILGNATRAVIQNGALVNKIYLPRQLFPASSVLVALVHFVPQLIVLMVGAGVVGWRPGPWEVAAALLGSAIVLTLALGLGLIFGAINVAYRDVENIVDLILMVAVWFSPVLYPLDRVRVVFGADSLIMTIYEANPLTIAVELFHRAFWWPVTTPELQTSALVDDVMVRGVLALGFSVVLLVIGDLVFKRLSRNFAQEL